A portion of the Geminocystis sp. M7585_C2015_104 genome contains these proteins:
- a CDS encoding citrate synthase, producing MTEYTCEFRPGLEGVPVAKSSISYVDGQKGILEYRGINIEELAQKSTFLETAYLLIWGKLPTREELDQFQEDINRHRRIKYQIRDMMKCFPETGHPMDALQTAAAALGLFYSRKAQLEEEYIREAVVRLLAKIPTIVAAFAQIREGNDPVQPKENLNYAANFLYMLTEREPEPLEARIFDVCLMLHAEHTMNASPFSAMVTASTLTDPYAVVASAVGTLAGPLHGGANEEVLLMLEEIGSVKNVRPYIEHCIENKKKIMGFGHRVYKVKDPRAKILQQLAERLFELTGYDEYYEIALEVERVVEEKLGHKGIHANVDFYSGLVYRKLGIKPDLFTSMFAIARVAGWLAHWKEQISYNRIFRPTQIYVGEHNLPYIPIDERS from the coding sequence ATGACAGAGTACACCTGCGAATTTCGACCCGGTTTAGAAGGCGTCCCAGTAGCCAAATCCAGCATCAGTTATGTGGATGGCCAAAAAGGTATACTGGAATACAGGGGTATCAACATAGAAGAATTGGCGCAAAAAAGTACCTTCCTAGAGACAGCCTATCTTTTGATCTGGGGAAAACTACCCACCAGGGAAGAATTAGACCAGTTTCAGGAAGACATAAACCGTCATCGCCGGATTAAATACCAAATCCGGGACATGATGAAGTGCTTTCCTGAAACGGGACACCCCATGGACGCCCTGCAAACTGCTGCCGCTGCTTTGGGACTGTTCTACTCCCGCAAAGCCCAGCTAGAAGAAGAATACATCAGAGAGGCAGTGGTGCGTCTTTTGGCCAAAATCCCCACCATTGTGGCAGCCTTTGCCCAAATCAGAGAAGGCAATGACCCCGTCCAGCCAAAGGAAAATCTTAACTATGCCGCCAACTTCCTCTACATGCTCACGGAAAGGGAACCAGAACCCCTGGAGGCCAGGATCTTTGATGTTTGTCTCATGTTACATGCGGAGCATACAATGAACGCCTCTCCCTTCTCCGCCATGGTAACCGCCTCCACCCTCACTGATCCCTATGCAGTAGTGGCTTCCGCTGTGGGCACCCTAGCCGGCCCTCTCCATGGGGGGGCCAATGAAGAAGTGTTGTTAATGTTGGAAGAAATCGGCTCAGTAAAAAACGTCCGCCCCTACATCGAACACTGTATCGAGAACAAAAAGAAAATCATGGGCTTTGGCCATCGGGTCTATAAGGTAAAAGACCCCCGTGCTAAAATCCTCCAACAACTGGCAGAAAGACTGTTTGAACTCACCGGCTACGACGAATACTATGAGATCGCTTTGGAAGTAGAAAGGGTCGTAGAAGAAAAACTAGGTCATAAGGGGATTCATGCCAATGTGGACTTCTACTCCGGCCTAGTGTATCGGAAACTGGGTATCAAACCCGACCTGTTCACCTCCATGTTTGCCATCGCTAGGGTTGCCGGCTGGCTTGCCCATTGGAAAGAACAAATCTCCTACAACCGCATCTTCCGCCCCACCCAAATCTACGTCGGCGAACACAACCTCCCCTATATCCCCATTGACGAACGCTCCTAA
- a CDS encoding CpeR family transcriptional regulator → MLPPVASKKMQAWIRSRHLICKNNLLVFETFDYSAVEKFEECVKSLGGELLSVEVLRRVWRGNHRQVLLYQAKASLSSPNHPIKQYWYEKGSLYTRFDDSC, encoded by the coding sequence ATGTTGCCGCCAGTAGCGAGTAAAAAAATGCAGGCATGGATTAGAAGTAGGCATCTGATTTGTAAGAATAACTTACTGGTTTTTGAGACTTTTGATTATTCTGCCGTAGAAAAGTTTGAAGAATGTGTAAAATCTCTAGGAGGTGAACTATTATCCGTGGAAGTGTTGAGACGGGTCTGGCGAGGGAATCATCGGCAAGTATTACTATACCAGGCAAAAGCTTCTCTCTCCTCGCCAAATCATCCCATCAAACAGTACTGGTATGAAAAAGGAAGTCTTTACACCCGCTTCGATGATTCTTGTTGA